Proteins co-encoded in one bacterium HR34 genomic window:
- the nth gene encoding Endonuclease III, translating into MDAKIKAKKIIRKLKELFPEVKIALNFSHPWELLVATILSAQTTDKKVNEVTEKLFKKYKTIESYANAPLSQLQKDISSINYYKNKARFIKESAKMILEEFGGKVPDNMEDLLKLKGVARKTANIVLYSGFGKTEGIAVDTHVKRLTRLWGLTKNTNPDKIEQDLMKIIPKKEWGDFSLRVIEYGRKYCPAKPHDHDKCPIK; encoded by the coding sequence ATGGACGCAAAAATCAAAGCCAAAAAAATAATTAGAAAACTTAAAGAGTTATTCCCAGAAGTTAAAATTGCGTTGAATTTTTCACATCCTTGGGAACTGCTTGTAGCAACAATACTCTCTGCGCAAACAACAGATAAAAAAGTAAACGAGGTAACAGAAAAGCTATTTAAAAAATATAAAACAATAGAGAGTTACGCAAATGCTCCCCTCTCACAACTTCAGAAAGACATAAGTTCTATAAACTATTACAAAAACAAAGCAAGGTTTATAAAAGAAAGCGCAAAAATGATTCTTGAAGAATTCGGCGGTAAAGTGCCAGACAATATGGAAGATTTATTAAAATTAAAAGGCGTTGCCAGAAAAACAGCAAATATAGTTTTATACTCAGGATTTGGTAAAACAGAAGGAATAGCAGTTGACACGCATGTTAAAAGACTAACCCGCCTTTGGGGTTTAACTAAAAATACTAATCCTGATAAAATAGAACAAGATCTTATGAAAATAATACCAAAAAAAGAATGGGGAGATTTTTCTTTAAGGGTTATAGAATACGGAAGAAAATACTGCCCAGCCAAACCTCATGACCACGACAAATGCCCTATAAAATAA